A single window of Salminus brasiliensis chromosome 18, fSalBra1.hap2, whole genome shotgun sequence DNA harbors:
- the sec16a gene encoding protein transport protein Sec16A isoform X2: MQPPPRAAPPGACGPPPPSSGGPNAFRRTRPHKHGAAATAPAPVPPSQPVSDPFAYGRQAPPPMPMGGQALPPNSSPLPVQAPPPPAGFSQPAPLQGASAGPPPTFFSPYPGPSRPSPAPIPPPSEPGYFNSQEPMPYIAQLPNPAPPFSANHYQPPPASSTPPVQSTPPYQPTPPAPSHLVPDHGSRPPSVQNYFQPTSDPPQPFHAPPQAQAPHPAHSPHAVQPQTHPQNHGQSALLNTSGPPGSQQQNSHFSAQNYFTQTGAASEPWFSQVPQDPSQRACPVPYVPADSGTLSMFFQGNDVENEETLSSEGRVNGVSHPPHAGAGPEAPAQYLNDSGNIRAVAGPCESVENLECVPNQEVLPSEPPPSHAYEAGPNLETPDSAPRPARSASVSSSYSNVSHGSGHAPHGSGHPPRRHQGVVGTFIQQESPRPPDPPVSHPPTAGYFEQIDSAPAPELSPTFPTPSPPKPVGVFQPSANSSFEPVRSHSIGVRPAEVDRARMVVEKGGADGLSGNLEQPPDNMETIFYPGGQERRPSSRAHGSRRPCDSPATTLWAQSDPAGLGANILLAPAAPPLAATLVPARQPSLEVIQPPEEPLDLQPPRAHPQPPSENLENPPDSAPQAGLGYASLLVTTPPVEALNQPVLIAPPSSNYNVISPQSPPQTANQMSPKETTSPVQPPSQTLVANQLPPGSSSNQPPPLFSKTPLSFQPPSSQSPLNLAREVKDAPPPSQSARPPLSRAQSLRGDGQAVQSPNSQITPSVPATNQNQPANYELLDFSMHQPQSTNQSFGPPLSQSAPPTAMVNNTPGFYLQVTKDAQQGARTDGEPPIQVPTTNPPRPSSSQTSGDPSGPSLPHNPVSTQYQPPPPATPMSQAAPPPLSGQAPPPAYPPQPENPAAPHEPQRPPSALGGQPGYGAVPPMPGPGPGYGGYYPEYQDGRHPYPPQYPVMDPRAQNYYQDDPYRRADSRYSRYNGPNPGYREAERQPERPSSRTSQYSDRPNSRQGYGENYPRPNRSAYEDYYANYYKKQYEQYADRSRWYDPNAAYDPRYRGYYDQAYNWYNYDPEAYRRADPYYGQQYPSRPEGYDDPWRYYPGYDSSFDDDYRRRDPYADEFDRRSVHSEQSAHSVHSSHSRRSSFSSRSQQSQVYRSQPDLVAASYEATATTLPVDYSYGQFPDQTDTQTYNQYNATETTWTAPEQPPPRPMTPEKFSVPHCCARFGPAGQLILVQPNLPSAGQPALVELHSMETMMQDSPEQTELRAFPGPLVKEETHKVDVIKFAQNKAQECLRNDDLIDKDSAVLIWEFIVLLCRQNGTVVGTDLADLLLKEHRSVWLPGKSPNEANLIDFNNEALERPEEEESGPLSLLSDTFMGTPENAGKETERFRELLLFGRKKDALESAMKNGLWGHALLLASKMDNRTHARVMTRFANSLPINDPLQTVYQLMSGRMPAAATCCGDEKWGDWRPHLAMVLSNLTHTLDLDTRTISTMGDTLASKGLVDAAHFCYLMAQVGLGVYTKKSTKMVLVGSNHSLPFVRFCTSEAIQKTEAYEYAQSLGSQPLSLPNFQVFKFIYACRLAEAGLCAQAFHYCEVISRALLTLPDYHSPVFISQLIQMSERLRFFDPQLKEKPEQELFEEPDWLLLLRKLNSQIKDGVISLRTDRGTPQLSACTTPSSEEHPSLPDHSALTTDPHNPLMTSLMPQPGPPTAGVQLMPPAPTTILQDGAVPLQHAPPPTENISFYPAAPVPVQPGYVPQYQEHQDPYQPMPNQSPTVISPTVPQQIHLYTPAEMSPHMTPGMPSVMPPGMLPGMPPQMPPQMPMAETTPTPPSPQQLPQASPPSRGPLPQMDFYDNMAQMSSGRRSRTTSQSSTHMVPGRRSRTTSESSNHSAGRERSNSAANQSSPPPPPIPEAPTQEAPKKTKKDSPKKGGGGGILSWLYRRGKSEVHLPDDTNKSIVWDGSKQRWVNLDEPEEESKPPPPPPAMFPKAPMGGPAAGPGMGGPPGAPGAGPPVNMFSRKAGTRGRYVDVLNPGRGDSKPAPAVPPPADLFAPLAPMAMPAKLFVPTAAPDDQQPMEGSVPDSSVDHAEHTQPNATVPQMFNPTLLPPGPEGTQSGEVPAQGAPPPGGVTFYNPSQFAQSAPPARSRPGRLGQREYPALK, translated from the exons ATGCAACCCCCTCCTCGTGCAGCGCCCCCTGGAGCATGTGGCCCGCCCCCACCTTCGTCCGGTGGGCCCAATGCGTTCAGGAGAACCCGGCCACACAAGCATGGAGCCGCCGCTACTGCACCAGCGCCTGTTCCACCTTCACAGCCAGTGTCTGATCCCTTCGCCTATGGGAGGCAAGCTCCTCCTCCGATGCCAATGGGCGGCCAGGCTCTGCCTCCTAACAGCAGTCCGCTTCCTGTACAAGCTCCTCCTCCGCCAGCTGGTTTTAGCCAGCCTGCTCCACTTCAAGGGGCTTCAGCCGGTCCCCCGCCCACCTTTTTCTCCCCTTATCCTGGTCCTTCGCGACCTTCACCAGCTCCTATCCCACCTCCCTCCGAGCCTGGCTATTTCAACTCCCAAGAACCAATGCCCTACATCGCGCAGTTGCCTAACCCTGCTCCTCCTTTCAGCGCCAACCATTATCAGCCGCCTCCTGCATCCTCGACACCGCCAGTGCAGAGCACCCCTCCGTATCAGCCCACCCCCCCTGCTCCTTCACATTTGGTGCCTGATCACGGGAGTCGCCCTCCTTCTGTTCAGAACTACTTTCAGCCGACTAGTGATCCACCACAGCCTTTCCATGCCCCTCCCCAAGCACAGGCCCCTCACCCTGCCCACTCGCCCCATGCCGTACAACCTCAGACCCACCCTCAAAACCACGGTCAGTCGGCTCTGCTGAATACCAGTGGGCCCCCTGGTTCCCAGCAGCAGAACTCCCACTTTTCAGCCCAAAACTATTTCACCCAGACGGGTGCAGCCTCAGAGCCCTGGTTCAGTCAGGTTCCACAGGATCCGTCTCAGCGTGCCTGCCCTGTCCCGTATGTCCCCGCTGACTCTGGAACGCTGTCTATGTTCTTCCAGGGCAACGACGTAGAGAATGAAGAGACTCTTTCTAGCGAGGGCCGTGTGAACGGGGTCTCTCACCCTCCTCATGCAGGGGCTGGACCCGAGGCCCCTGCTCAGTATTTGAATGACAGCGGGAATATCCGAGCCGTTGCAGGTCCGTGCGAGTCCGTTGAGAACCTGGAATGTGTTCCGAACCAAGAAGTGCTGCCGAGTGAACCGCCACCAAGCCATGCCTATGAGGCGGGGCCTAACTTGGAGACCCCAGACTCTGCTCCCCGGCCCGCCCGTTCCGCAAGTGTCTCATCCAGCTACAGCAATGTCAGTCATGGAAGTGGCCACGCCCCACACGGCAGTGGCCACCCACCTCGACGACATCAGGGTGTCGTTGGAACTTTTATCCAGCAAGAGAGCCCCCGTCCCCCTGATCCACCTGTTTCCCACCCTCCTACTGCTGGTTACTTTGAACAAATAGATTCTGCCCCTGCTCCGGAGCTGAGTCCCACATTCCCCACCCCCAGCCCCCCGAAGCCAGTGGGTGTGTTCCAACCCAGCGCCAACTCCTCCTTTGAACCTGTGCGGTCACACAGCATTGGTGTCAGGCCTGCTGAAGTTGATCGAGCTAGAATGGTTGTGGAAAAGGGTGGAGCAGATGGGCTGTCTGGAAACCTGGAGCAGCCTCCAGACAATATGGAGACCATCTTTTATCCTGGAGGGCAGGAGCGCAGACCTTCGTCTCGTGCCCATGGATCTCGCCGACCTTGCGATAGTCCTGCCACAACCCTCTGGGCTCAGAGTGATCCTGCCGGTCTTGGAGCCAACATTCTGTTGGCACCTGCCGCACCTCCTCTGGCTGCTACTCTTGTTCCGGCTCGACAGCCCAGTTTAGAGGTGATCCAGCCCCCAGaagaacccctggacctgcagcccccCAGGGCACATCCACAGCCTCCCTCCGAAAACCTCGAGAACCCACCGGACTCTGCGCCTCAGGCAGGTTTAGGTTATGCTTCCTTGTTGGTGACCACGCCTCCCGTAGAGGCTTTGAACCAGCCTGTCTTGATTGCACCACCTTCTTCCAATTATAACGTGATTTCTCCACAAAGCCCTCctcaaacagccaatcagatgaGTCCCAAAGAGACCACCTCGCCTGTTCAGCCACCCTCTCAAACTTTAGTGGCCAATCAATTGCCCCCAGGTTCCTCTTCAAATCAGCCGCCTCCTCTTTTCTCAAAGACGCCGTTGAGCTTTCAACCGCCCTCCAGCCAGAGCCCCTTGAATCTGGCTCGAGAGGTCAAAGATGCTCCGCCTCCTTCCCAGTCAGCCCGCCCCCCTCTCTCAAGGGCGCAGTCCCTGCGAGGTGATGGTCAAGCAGTCCAATCTCCTAATTCACAAATTACGCCTTCTGTTCCTGCCACCAATCAAAATCAACCTGCAAATTATGAGCTACTTGATTTTTCTATGCACCAACCACAGAGCACAAATCAGTCTTTTGGCCCGCCCCTTTCTCAATCTGCCCCTCCCACTGCCATGGTGAATAACACACCTGGCTTTTATCTGCAGGTTACCAAAGATGCACAGCAAGGTGCGCGGACTGACGGCGAGCCTCCGATTCAGGTGCCAACCACAAATCCCCCCAGACCCTCCAGCAGTCAGACTAGCGGCGACCCCTCTGGCCCGTCCCTCCCTCATAACCCAGTTTCAACCCAATATCAGCCTCCCCCACCGGCCACACCCATGTCCCAAGCtgcccctccccctctctctggaCAAGCCCCACCTCCCGCATATCCTCCGCAGCCTGAGAACCCTGCTGCCCCACATGAACCCCAGCGTCCCCCGTCTGCTCTTGGGGGTCAACCTGGTTACGGCGCCGTACCTCCTATGcctggacctggacctggataTGGAGGTTACTACCCAGAGTACCAGGATGGGCGGCATCCCTACCCACCTCAGTACCCGGTTATGGACCCTAGGGCTCAGAACTACTACCAG gATGATCCGTATCGGAGAGCAGATTCTCGGTACAGCCGTTATAACGGACCAAACCCTGGTTACCGGGAGGCAGAGCGGCAGCCAGAAAGGCCAAGTTCAAGAACCAGTCAGTACTCTGACCGACCCAACTCCAG GCAGGGATATGGTGAGAATTACCCCAGGCCTAACCGCAGTGCCTATGAAGACTACTATGCAAACTACTACAAGAAACAATATGAACAGTACGCAG ATCGAAGCAGGTGGTATGACCCCAACGCTGCTTATGACCCCCGTTATAGAGGATACTATGACCAGGCCTACAACTGGTATAACTATGACCCTGAGGCCTACAGAAGAGCTGATCCTTACTACGGTCAGCAGTATCCCAGCAG GCCCGAGGGCTACGATGATCCATGGCGGTACTACCCCGGCTACGACTCCAGTTTTGACGACGACTATCGCAGACGAGATCCGTACGCCGACGAGTTCGACCGGCGCTCCGTCCACAGCGAGCAGTCTGCCCACAGCGTCCACTCATCGCACAGCCGCCGCAGCAGCTTCAGCTCACGATCGCAGCAG AGTCAGGTGTACAGGAGTCAGCCCGATCTGGTTGCCGCAAGTTACGAAGCCACGGCGACCACACTGCCTGTGGATTATTCCTATGGTCAGTTTCCTGACCAGACCGACACGCAGACCTATAACCAGTACAATGCCACGGAGACCACTTGGACTGCCCCAGAACAGC CTCCCCCGAGGCCGATGACCCCCGAGAAGTTCTCGGTCCCGCACTGCTGCGCCCGGTTCGGACCGGCAGGTCAGCTCATCCTGGTGCAGCCTAACCTGCCGTCAGCTGGACAGCCCGCTCTCGTGGAGCTCCACAGCATGGAG acaatgatgCAGGACTCGCCAGAACAGACTGAGCTCAGAGCTTTCCCAGGACCTCTCGTGAA AGAGGAGACCCACAAGGTGGACGTTATCAAATTTGCCCAGAACAAAGCTCAGGAGTGCCTCCGAAACGACGACCTCATCGACAAGGACTCTGCCGTCCTCATCTGGGAGTTCATAGTGCTGCTCTGCCGACAGAACGGG ACGGTGGTGGGGACAGATCTGGCCGATCTGTTGCTAAAAGAGCATCGCTCGGTGTGGTTGCCGGGGAAATCGCCCAACGAGGCCAACCTGATCGATTTCAACAACGAAGCGCTGGAGCGtccggaggaggaggagtctggaccgctgtctctgctgtccgaCACCTTCATGGGCACACCTGAGAACGCCGGGAAGGAGACTGAGCGCTTCAGAGAGTTGCTGCTGTTCGGAAGAAAGAAG GATGCGCTAGAGTCCGCAATGAAGAACGGGCTCTGGGGCCATGCGCTGCTCCTGGCCAGTAAGATGGACAACAGAACGCATGCGAGAGTCATGACCAG GTTTGCCAACAGTCTTCCCATCAACGACCCCCTGCAGACGGTCTACCAGCTCATGTCTGGAAGGATGCCGGCTGCAGCCACG TGTTGTGGGGACGAGAAGTGGGGGGACTGGCGCCCTCACCTGGCAATGGTGCTCTCCAACCTCACGCACACTCTGGACCTGGACACACGcaccatctccaccatgggAGACACGCTGG cctCCAAAGGTCTGGTTGATGCGGCTCATTTCTGTTACCTAATGGCTCAGGTCGGTTTGGGCGTCTATACCAAGAAGAGCACTAAGATGGTCCTCGTCGGCTCCAACCACAG ccTGCCGTTTGTGAGGTTCTGTACTTCAGAAGCGATCCAGAAAACAGAAGCTTATGAGTACGCTCAGTCTCTTGGCTCCCAGCCTCTATCACTGCCCAACTTCCAG GTGTTTAAGTTCATCTATGCATGTCGGCTGGCGGAGGCAGGACTCTGTGCACAAGCCTTCCATTACTGTGAGGTCATTTCTCGCGCGCTGCTGACCTTACCTGACTACCACTCGCCTGTGTTCATCAGTCAGCTCATACAG ATGTCTGAGCGGTTGAGGTTTTTTGACCCTCAGCTGAAGGAGAAGCCAGAGCAAGAGCTCTTCGAGGAGCCAGACTGGCTACTGCTCCTCAGAAAACTCAACAGTCAGATTAAG gatGGTGTGATCTCGCTGCGTACTGACCGCGGCACTCCACAGCTGTCTGCTTGCACTACGCCGAGCTCAGAGGAACACCCCAGCCTGCCTGACCACTCAGCTTTGACCACCGACCCTCATAACCCCCTCATGACCTCCCTCATGCCGCAACCAGGCCCTCCCACAGCAGGGGTGCAGCTCATGCCACCAG CTCCAACGACCATTTTGCAAGATGGGGCGGTCCCTCTGCAGCATGCTCCTCCCCCCACCGAAAACATTTCGTTTTACCCAGCGGCTCCGGTTCCGGTCCAGCCTGGCTACGTTCCGCAGTACCAGGAGCACCAGGACCCTTACCAGCCCATGCCGAACCAGAGCCCCACAGTCATATCCCCCACCGTGCCACAGCAAATACACCTCTACACCCCTGCGGAGATGTCTCCACATATGACGCCTGGCATGCCCTCCGTGATGCCCCCTGGGATGCTTCCTGGGATGCCCCCCCAGATGCCCCCCCAGATGCCCATGGCAGAAACTACGCCTACACCACCTTCACCTCAGCAACTGCCTCAGGCATCTCCCCCATCCCGTGGGCCCCTTCCTCAGATGGACTTCTATGACAACATGGCCCAGATG AGTTCAGGACGAAGGTCTAGGACCACTTCTCAGTCTTCAACTCACATG GTGCCCGGACGCCGCTCGCGCACCACCTCGGAATCGTCCAATCATTCCGCGGGACGGGAGCGCAGCAActctgcagccaatcagagctctcctcctcctccccccatTCCAGAGGCGCCTACACAGGAAGCACCAAAGAAAACCAAGAAGGACTCGCCGAAAAAG GGAGGCGGAGGGGGTATCCTTAGCTGGCTGTACCGGAGAGGGAAGAGTGAAGTTCATCTCCCAGACGACACCAACAAATCC ATTGTTTGGGATGGAAGCAAGCAGAGATGGGTGAATCTGGACGAACCGGAGGAGGAG aGTAAGccacctccccctccccccgcAATGTTTCCCAAAGCCCCCATGGGTGGTCCGGCTGCGGGTCCTGGAATGGGCGGACCTCCGGGTGCCCCGGGAGCAGGGCCGCCTGTTAACATGTTCTCCAGGAAAGCAG gcacTAGGGGGCGGTATGTGGACGTATTGAATCCGGGTCGTGGAGATTCCAAACCTGCTCCTGCTGTTCCTCCTCCTGCTGACCTGTTCGCCCCCCTCGCACCGATGGCCATGCCTGCTAAACTTTTTGTTCCTACAGcag CGCCAGATGACCAGCAGCCGATGGAGGGCAGTGTTCCAGACAGCAGTGTAGACCACGCAGAACACACTCAGCCCAATGCTACAGTTCCACAG ATGTTTAATCCGACGCTTTTGCCCCCGGGTCCTGAGGGCACTCAGTCAGGAGAG GTGCCGGCCCAGGGAGCTCCACCCCCGGGGGGCGTGACTTTCTATAATCCCTCGCAGTTTGCACAG TCTGCTCCTCCAGCTCGCTCCCGTCCCGGGCGGCTGGGCCAGCGCGAGTACCCGGCGCTAAAATAA